The genomic stretch CGAAAATGAACCAAAACATCACATTGGTCTAATGGTAGCAATTTGCGTTCATGCCCTCCTTGGGGACTACATCAACTTTTCAATTCTTGTCGGATCCAACTCTTGGATTTTATTTTTGCCAACAAATAAATTCCCAAAAATATATAAAACCAAAGTGTTAAACCCTTAACCATTGAAACTTTGTTCAAGTCAAACTAATAGACTATTACAACCATTTGTTATCAAAAAGTTTCATTAAATGAATTTAGTCAATATGATtcatcaaataaatatttttgaaatttcaCCAACAGAATTTAGCGTTCCAAAATCGCAATTTGAGTGAGAGATATTAAAATTATAAGTTTCATACCTTTGGGGTCgtgattatatatatatatatatatatatatatatatatatatatatatatatatatatatatatatatatatatatatatatatatatattctaaatGGTTTTCTCCTACCTTCATTGTCATCCACGAACACTCTATTCTTTTATATTTTTCGCTTAATATGGAGCATAGATCATGATCAAAATTAAAATTAGGATGGGTGCATTTGAAATAGTTAATTAAAGAAGCTTTTCATTCCCTAGATTACCTTAGTGGTTTTAAGGAGTGTTATTATCTCTTTATGTCGAAGTCACACTCGATGATGTAAAGGTTGTTTGTTTGTGGTTTGGGTGCACAATCACAACAAAATAAAGTATAATTTGTCAGCGATTAAAACCCCCACAAGGTAAAAAAAAAGCCTTATTAATGCAGCAATATCTTAGGGGCAAAGACTCCTCGCAAAAACATGTTTGTCGCAACTATTTTCTTAGGGGTATAATCCCTCGCAACTTTATCTAGGGTATAACCCCTCACAAACACTGAACAAATGGAAGAATTGAAGAGTGTCAAATAGCTTCGCATATAAATGATTTGACAGACCTTAAAATACGTGAAGGTAAAGGATATAGTTGATTTGATGTTTTTTTGTTAGGGGTAATTTGATATTTTAAAATTAGTTAGGGATAATCCTTAACAACCAATATACAGttaattaaaaaaagaaaaaagaaaccCGTTAAAATTGACGATCATATATAACTGACATACATAAAACATAAGATATACACTCTCTTTTCAAACTTACATTTTAGTTATTTTGGATTCTGTAACTGACTTAGGCGTTAGAGTGTTAACCTTGTAGGTCTGCCATCCTATTGTTGCGTTAGAGATCCAAACCATCTATGAGAATCGAGAACTGATTCTCGCGAAATTTCACGATCAGATCCTGTTTAATATATAGCCAAGACGCTACCAGATCACGTCGAGATAGAGAAGTTAATCTCTGACATTGCACTACAAAACTCTATAGAATCTCACGATTCCACACCATTTTAATTTTTGGTACAAGTGTTAATTTTTGGTACTAACGCAATATAAGTCCCAATGAcatcattatatacacatgtTCAAACTAAAATATGAAACcatggaacatgttatacaataattCCTAAAAAAAATCTAAGATGTATGTAtaatatcttcattgcacacaatCCATAGCGGAAGATCACGACAGTCAAAATCCTTCGAAACATCATCATAAAACTTCTCTTGAATTCAAACAGCAAGAAATACATGAAAAACAACAATAATAGGATGAGATACTAATCTCAGTGAGTTACCTTATCTTATGAGCCCACTCAgctctacagggtttctaatCGATTTTCTAACTTAAGTCATTCTAAGAAAATAAAGACTTAAGCAACTATGGGATTATCACATTGTATGGAAACATGTACACTTGAGTTCACCAACTCAAATCAATCATTATTCGAAAAACATATCAAGGCATCTTTCCCCGGCCAACCCTACGTCTAGGATTCTCGATATGGGTTACAAATCCTTGTATCATGCTCGACTTTCTTGTGAATTTCAAAATCTTCCATGGAACTCGTACCCAATCTAAGAATCATCGCTCCCTATGGGACTCAACACCCATTTCGAGCCTTATTCCTCGTATGGGACTCTAATCCACTTTGAGGTCCACGTCTtctatgggactctaacccattTGGTTGAACATACGAAGCAATAATGCATATATCCCAATTCTTACTTTTCATAAGCATCAAACTTGGGGATGGACACAACAATGGGGTTGTTTCTGAATACATGACTAGTTCATCAGTCGCAACGTGACTATACTCGTCAATCATTAGGCAATCTTACTGACCTATTCCTAGCATTTACTCATTTTCCATACAAATCATGTTAGTTCGTGACTAAGCTATAATTCTAGCGACTAATTTTTCACGGTACACACCGAGGTACCTTTGCGTCCAAGCATCACCACATAACTTATTTCCGTAACCTAGATTATCTTGCTAGTTCATTCACCTAGTTATGCTCCTGGGTTTCCTCACTCATCATTATAGGATTTTAGTCATATTATTACACAAACAACACAACAAAAATTCATAACATAATTCATATCATACATCATAATATGATTCATAACATGCATAAATCACACATGGTAATATAACACATTACAAAAACCATAGGCAAGTCTCTCAAACAACCCACTTCAATCTAACTTATTCCACTTTCACGCTACAAGACAAATATTCATCTGATCATCCTATGGTGGGGTTAACAGGACTCAAAGGGAAAGGTATAGTGGAATATCTCAAAGAGATTTCTCTCTATATTATAGTTCTCTACGTTAGCTTCCTGAAGCATCCGTTAATTCATTATTACGAGTTACGAAACTCATTAACCAATCATTTTAACCTAATTGAGGTTCTATGTTAAAACACACTTAAACTCGTGTAATTTGACCTATTAATGTTTATCTAATGCATACACATCATGGTACAAGATATAGTTCATCCAAGGTGGCTTAGAAAGATGAAACAAATGGTTTTAATTTTCCAATCGATTGATGTGGAAACCAATCGATTGCATGAAGTTTTTGTAAAgtatttttcatcatttttccAGGACCAATTGATTGGTTGATGGAAGGAGTCATGACCAATTGATTGTTTGCATCCTCTATTTCAATTTTTCACAAAAATCTAATGAACCAATCGATTGGGTTGTGCAACCAATCGATTGTTGCTAGTATAGAAATAAGTTTTTCCCTAAATATAAGCCTAACCAATCGATTAGTCTGACAGAGAAGCCCATAACCAATCAATTGGCTCACCTTCTCCTTCACCAATCTCTCTTCCAAACTTCTCCTCTTTCAACAACAACATAGAAAAAATCAATCCAACACATGAATAACATGTAATCAAAGACAATACCcacaataacaacaataacatgGAAGCAACATCATCATGCCATGatcaaacaacaacaacaacacaaaacTCTAATTTCCCCACATGAATTTCTCCCACTCAAGACTAATCTAACTAGAAACTCACCTCTAACacatgaagatgatgaagattGGGGAAGAAAATGAGAAAAATTGATGGTGGTGAGTTTTGTTCTTCTTTTTCCCTTATTTTTGTTCTCTTCTTTCTTTCCTCTTTTCTTCTCTCATTTTTTTACTGATTTTCTCTTTGTCTCTTTCTTAATCTTATCCatatttttccttctttttttcTTACACCACACAAATATTAAGTAATGAGAGAAAAATATCTTAATTGATATTTTGTCTTCTAGTACCCATTGACCAAatattaatgttaccaaaaatgttCCTTCTTGTACTAATTAAAAATGGTTAGTCTCTTTTATTAAGGATTAGTATCTTCTAAGTCCACCGATTACTCTATTGGTCCTAACTGATAACATTTAGAGCCTTAAGGGTATATGAGATATTACGTTGTTGATGAGATCTGTGGGAAAGCGCAGTGTGACAAAGATCCTCAATTGCTGAACCTCTTTCAAATGACGCCTGACACTAAATCACAAAAGAAGATAGTATGATTCTAGGATTTCGAGATCACGAGAAAGTAGACGAAATCCCTAATACTGCACTACCGTTGATCATAGTTGCTAACGTAGAAAATCACATCATATGTGGTCTTCTTGTAGACGATGGAAGCTCGTGTAACATCCTTTACGTTAAAACACTCGTCAAGCTAGGACTCCATAAGCAAGATCTAGATTTGTGTAATGACATAAGTCTCCTTGCATTCAACAATTTCGTAACTCGCCTTTGCGAAGCAGTGGATTTTTCGTTATCACTTGGAGAATAAGATGGAAGGAAAGTAACTCTTCATTTTCTGATAGTTCAGTGTAAAAGTGCTTTCAACGAAATTCTTAGGAGAACTTTCTTGGCAACATTAGACATAGTGACTTTCCCACTCCATCTCAAAGTGACATATCACATTCGTCTCGGGAAGCCAATTATCCTTGATGCCGACTTAAGGATAACAAAGTGTATCCGCAATGCCATATTTAGAAACCTCCTCACCATCGTAGTAGTGTGAACAAAGGCTTGAGAAGAAGCTAATATGGTTAACATTGATCTGCGCAAAGACGATGATTGAATTATTTATCCAAATAGTTGAGATGAAGAGTTTAGGTACTCTTCGCCATATCCTAGGGATATAAGTATATTGCCAACATCCTTGAACAAGTTCGACTTTCTGATACTAGACAAACAACTAGTCCTCTTGAATTTAATGTGAAATATGGTCCCTTTGATGGTGTTACTCTACCAGATCCCACTTTGTATCGCACTTTGGTTGGTAGCTTGGTGTACCTTATGATTACTAGACctgatattgttgatgttgttcATATTGACAATCAATTTGTTGTCTCTCCAACTACATTTCATTGGGCAGTTGTTCTTCACATTCTTTGTTATCTTCGAGGAATCCATTTTCAGAGCCTTTAATTTCCTTCATCATTCTCATTGGAGTTACGTGCTTATTTTGACGATGATTGGGCTAGTGACTCCATAGATCGTAAGTCTTCTACCACATATTTTTGTATCTTTCTTGGAGACTTTCTTATTTCTTAGAAAGTAAGAAACAAAATATTGTATCTCACTTTTCTACGGAAGTTGAGTATTGTGCTATGACATCCTCCACTACTAAAATATTTTGGTTGTGTTGGTTACTTTTGGATATGGATATCACTATTTCTAAACCAACTCTCATGCATTATGATAAGAAAAGCGTCATTCAAATTATTCACAACTCAGTATTTCCCAAACATACCAAACACATTGAGATTAATTGTCACTTCACCCGTCACCACCTTCAGCATAGAACAATTACTCTACCATTAGTCTCTTCCTCGTTGCACATTGCTGATTTGTTTACAAAGACACACCCTTCGTTGTTTTTTGGTTGATAAAATTTTGATAATTCCTAATAATGCATCATGAATTTAAGGGAAAATATTAgataatattattattatttagttatatattattatatattaataaGTGTAGATTGGTCTTTTTCTATTATCTAGTTTTATACACTATTATAATTTTTATTGTATACATTTTTGTTATTCTAACAAATAAAAACATAacaaaaaatttattttcttaaaaatGTATATATACGTAAATAATTTTATCTAATATGTTCTAGTTAAGTTAAATGAACTCAAATTAGTTAAACAAATATTTTAAAGAGTCAAAAGTCTTGGTTTGTGCTCATTATAGTCATCATTATGTCATCAACCATCCACCTATGAAAAGCATATGTCATCAACCATCCACCGATGAAAAGCATCTTCTCATCATGAATGCTATAGGAACTATCATTAATTCAACCATAAAAAAATGTCTCATTTGTGTTActttaaatatttattattcaGAAAACAAAGACCTCCATGAATCCCAAAACTCAGATGAAAAAGTACatgtttatttatttatatacTAATAATAAGGACAACAAAAAAGAATAACAATGTAAAAGAAACAATAAATAACACTTTTCCATGACTTTATTGCTGTTCTTTCCCTGATCCACAATGAATTTTGTTTCCTGGACTTTTTTTCTTTAATTTATTCTACAGATAGTACTAATGTTTTCTTTTTCAAGCAGCTGGTGACTGTGTAATTGAAGCTATCATTTCTAATGCAACACAAGGTTGATCAGTAGGTACCTACAGTCAGCAACAACCAAACAAATCATAAAAAAATTTATGtactcactcactcactcaatCACATAACAAAATGAAACATAGTCAGAAAAACGGTAGTATTTCATTTTTCTCTCGAGTCTCAAAAGTAAAAAACAGTCACTATTTTTTTTTCTGATACCACCACTAATTATTGGAGGGAGAGAGTAATACTTTACTAAGATGCTGATAAAAATAATTTACCGACACATACCCTATATAAATAGTACATTCTCTGATAACTATTATAagtaataatttttttttaatatttattgaataatggatatatctgatatataataatgattaaatatattatttattcaataaattttataaaaaatttgtTGTTTCTAATAATGACCGGAAGGTGTATAGTGCTTATAAAATAATACTCCACTTGTTAGTACTATTGCTGCAATGAATGAAAACTTATGCAAGCTGTTTAAATGTTGACTTACAAAATGGCCAGCTCCAAGAATCCAATAGAATTGTAGGTTTTTGTAAGACCTAAAAAAGCCTTTGGTTGTTTGATTATTTCCACAGTAGAGGGCTGTTCTGTCTTTCCCTAAGAAATTTTTAAGCCCTTCCCACCTACATAATAAAGAGAGAAGATTCATGATAAAATATGAAACTTTGAACACTATTGTATAATAAATATTGAAGATCCAATTGGTGAAACCTTCAAAGTATAGTTCAATTAGTTTAACTATAGTTGAATTGGATGACTGgtaaataattatttaaaaaattgtAAAATAATCGTCAAATCAACCGTAGCTCAACCAATCATCACACTTTGGTTGAGCTGATTGGTTTGATCCAATTTCGACCTTTGCATTTAGCAATGtaagaaagaaaagaaaaaagcaTACTTAAGTTTCCTAACCCAAGCTTCAGTTCCTTTGGTAGCACAAATCAGATCAACCTATAATAATAAGATACACTATGATGTTATTGCTTATATTTAAAAACACATCAAATAAAAGTATCATATGATTAAACttcaagaaaaatcatgtctGTCAAATCAGGTAAACAAGAAAACTTGATTACTTTAAGACCAAGTCAACTTGTAAAATTAAGTATTCTTATCTATTTTCTTATTATTATCGAAACTAACAGTGGAAAGGGACTCTTACCTGTCCATTGTACACAGTCACATTGACTCCTTTGACCAATAGCTGATCAACCTGTAAATGTTACCACTAAATGacatcaaaaatccaaaaaaagaATGGAAAATTTTGCACAATTGTTAAAACAAGTAGTGATCAATCTCAATCATTGATTTGAGATGAGACACTACAAATTACACATTCActaaattaaatttaaaaatgTCAAAAATTGATTTAGATGCGTGACACATTCACTAGATTTTATTTTAAGCTCACAATGAACATTTATGATATGATATATGAATTTAAATTgaagtttaaaattaaaataaaaccaTAGTTAAAAAAACTTCTTACCTCATCAATTCTTGGTTTCATAAAATCACCTCCAAGATAAGTGAAAACTTTATCAGACTGTCCTCCCCATCTATTATCAAATACACAGATATTAAGCAATCATGTCATGGATTTTTTGCAATGGAACTGTGAACAAAACTTAtcattcatgattaaggaattATAGACTTACGTAACATTCTCAGGGATGATCTTTAACTTCTTCTTTATAACACCATTTAGTAAAGTGCCAAGATCATTATCACCACCAGGAGAATAAGATCTTGTCCTTTTGGAAGTAAGATACTTGGAGTACCGCTTCATTGATGTTTCTTTGAATAATCCCAGTTTCAATGCTGATATGGTTGCTGAATCACTTCCCTCATCCAACAAGAGATTGTAAAAATCCTATATTCAACAAAAACCAAATGTACTTTTTACTTTAAGAGCTACGAAACAAAGCATTGACATCAGACACGACATTCACAATGGAAGAtaaacaacaataataatgtgAGAAAATAGAAGCAATTGAATCTAGTGACATTTGTCAATGTATAGCTTACGAGTATAGATTTAAATACATTGTGGATAGAAAGAGAACTCATTTAAGGGAAGGATAGAAGTTGAATGAAAAGTTACCACATTGTTGCTGCTGATAGAGATCTCTGACTCAAGGTTACCCCATGTGTCGGTTGCATCAACGAATTTACCATCTTCAAGTTGCTTCTTGATCTTCTGAGCTAAACTGATCTCCAAAATGAGTGTATTAGACAAGAGAGAATAACACTTTTTGCAGTGCATTATGCTTCTCTATTTGAAAAAAATGGTAAAAATATTTACTTGTTTGATTTTTCCAGTCCATTCTCATCAAGTCTTGAAAGGTCTTTGAGGAGAGGACCCCATGATAACTGCAAAttcagatgaaacatgaaattTATAAAAGTTCAAATAGTTTTAAACTGCGGTTTGCAACCCGAATTGCAACTCAATATAAAAAGATTTTAGAGTGCACCGGCATCATTTTAGTGTAATATAAAAGGTTGCGTAGTAGCCACAACTACAATTTAAAATCAATGTTCAATAAAATAAACTTATTGTTAGAAAAATTCTATCACCCACCACAAAATCTTCTGGTGAGATCCAACTGTCTCCTAATGCCACACCTACATAAGAAAAAGTTTCCCAAAATCATAAATTTGTTCAGTTACAATGTTCtaaaacattttaaaacaaaaaGGATTCATCATTTCCTAACTGACAGAGAAAACAAGTTAACTAATCACATGCATAGGTCAATAACCATAAATTGAATAAGACCAATCTGAGATCTGGCATATGAAGATAAAGAAATTCAAGAGAAAACTCTTACCTCCAAGTGTAAGCTTCAATCTCTTGTCTTCAATAGCTTTAAGAGCAGATAATCCAAGAGTGACAGCAAATTTTCCACCATAGGATTCTGCGACAATGAACAGGGGACTCTTTTGGAGTTTTTCGTCATTATTGAATAACTTAATTAACAAAGTGGTCAAATCTGTGGCTGCTTCCTCATCTGTTTTCACAAAAAGCTTTTCATTTTTTTCATCCTCCACAAAACTGTATCCTGTTCCAACTGGATTATCCTGTGTTTTTTAGATATTACATAAAAACCATTAGTCAAAAAGAAGATTTTAACTTTGAGAAAAACAATCGCTATCAAAAGTTTTATCATCTCAACAAATCACAACCAATCATATATTCAAAAGCACTTTTAATTTTGACTATTACTATTCATCAACAAATCACAACCAAATCAATTGTAAACCAAAAATTCCATAAGCAAATGTTAGAGCAAAAGAAAAAGTCTACGAGTCATTACCACAAACAAGAGATCTGCTTTTAACAACCATGTTGAATTCCTTGGTTTCAAGTCAGTATCCAAAGGTCCAACCTCTTCAAAATTGCCAATTCCAACTCCAGAAGCACCCTATTCAAAGTTTTCAAAATCTCATTATCCATCAAACACAGAAAACTATTGTTCTTATTCAAAATTCAGATATTTTTTTTATCTACTTACAGGACCACCCTGCAACCACAGAATAATTGGCCATGGCTTTGAAGGATCTTCTACTCTGTAAGGACTCTTATAATGCCACCAAAACATGTGTGCTTCtgcaataacaataataacaataataacaacaataacaaccaTGAAATTCACTGTAACTTTTTCACAAACAGTAACTATGCAAGAACAAAAGAAGAGAGAAAGCGTACTCGGTCTGACTTGAACGTAACCCCATTCTTCTGAGGCATCTTGGTTTTTGAAAGACGTTACGTTTTGAAGAAGTAAAAAGGAAGCGAGAAAGAGAAGAATGATGCGGAAATGAACGAGGTTTTCCATTGAAGAAAAAGCGTAGAAGAAAGAGAAGAGCGTGTTGATTTATATATAGTGATGAATGAGTGAAGAGTGTTTTGGGAGCATTTGAATGAGAAAGGAAAAGTGTGAAAGATACGGTGGTCAGTGCAGGGGATGGAAGCAGAGGAAAATCAGTAAAATTTTCTTGTTATTAAATATAACtaaaatttgattaagaaattaATGTATTTAGTTTTAATTCTTAATTAAGTAAGTATACCAATTTTTATCAAGTTTTACTTATTTGGGAGATTGAAGATAATATATGTAGTTCTCTCATATAGAATATTTGTTTATATTCTCTATAAATAGGAAAGTTTTACTTATTGGAGTTTTATTCAAGTATTTTTTTTGGTCAAAATATAAAACTATCTTAATAAAAATAGATATTTCATAAAGACACTTTATAGCCCTAAAGATATGTGATTGCAACTTTAGTGGTGTGAATGTATCCGGTACatcttatttattttatttattcattttaaaaggtaaaattttgataattaaattattatattaaaaataaactaGATAAATATCATGGGATCTGTAACGTTTAGTCACCTAGTTTAAATGGGCATAAAATGTCTTCAAGTCTAATATtcaataaatatatatatatatatatatatatatatatatatatatatatatatatatatatatatatatatatatatatatatatatatatatatatatatatatatatatatattagggGTGGCAATTAGATTCGCCAAGATAAAATCCATCCACCAAAAAAATTCATCAAATCCATCAATTACataaaaaaattaagttaatggattgGATTAAATTCATCCATTTATAAgcatggattgatccaatccatcaAACACATTTTAATGATTCAACGAATCTTTTTCAtctaatttttaaaaaaatgaattttttcaaatattaaaaaatcatttttttgaaaaatacaaaattaattttttttccgAAAAAGAATcgattttaaaaaaaaatacaaaaaactaattttttccaaaaaaattaaaataatttttttggaaaataccaaaatttgattttactttcgaaaaagttatttttttacgaatatagaaaaaataaatttttttgaaaaaaaaacgatttttaaatcattttttttctttaaaatacaaaaaaatatttttttcctaaaaaatataatttttttcaaaaacGTAATTCAAAAGTAAAAAGattgaaaattttcaaaaatacaaaaattaatatatttaaaaaaactattttttcaaaaaaatggATATCCATCTGCTAAAAATATGATAATTGATGGATTAGATGAATTTTATTCTTAATGGTTGGATTGGATTGGATATTTTTAAGAAATTTTTTGTGGATTATTAATGGACTAATGGattgttttgatccatccattaacgattcaatccatatccatccaatccatccattttgccATCCCTAATATAGATAATATTTTAAGAAAGAATAATATTGATAAAATAAGTTAGTGTACGAAAAATATTTAATGTTTAATGAACCACATCATTTTGAATATGGTTCATCAATAAATCAATGAGAGTAATTAAGAATTTATCATAAAAGTCTCGTTAAGTCAAGTCGGTTGTAGTTATTCCGTATTTAAAATAGAAAAAGTTGAATTTCATATGGTAGAATCTTGAATCGATGGTGTTGATCACGGATACAGCGATGCAGGATGGACCAATAAGGTTATTAGCACTCTAATATCAAAATTAGTTTAAGATTCAAGATAATTGTTGTGAAAAATAGATATCATAAAGTGTATTTTACTTTTCGTGTGAAATGACTTTTATGCCTTAGGTCAAGTGGAATGTATTTGAATCGGATTAGATCTTTGGCCAATCCAAAACAGTTGTCTTAGGGCTAGCTGGACACTTAGAGAGTCGGGGAAGCCTTTAGGGGTCGAGGTCAGCCTTTAATGACGTTTTCTGATGCGAACTAGAAGTGAAATGTTTTGAGTCGGTTGTAAAAATAGTATGGAACAAGCACATTAAACACATTTACATATTGAAACATATGTAGGCTGATGTGACCAGTTAGGGCATGAAGCTGCTTATAGTGCACTCGAGTTTGCTTGCATTTCCAAGGAGAACCCCAATTGTTAATTCTCTAACTCCTTTTCACCATTGATCTGGATCGTTCAATCATTTATGTCTATATATAGGGTGAGTTGAGCCTTGAGGAAAATTTTCATAATCCTTGGCACTCAAGTTCATTCATAATTATCCTTACTAGCAAACGTTTCCTTTCCTTCCTTCCTGAAATCATTTACCAGCGATTGTAGGTCTTTGATCAAAGCTTTTTCCTTCCTTCAACACTTCGATTCATCAACCTCACCTTACTAGGTACTCTTCTCAACTTAAGTTTTTACCTTCAACATTTCTTATTTTCCGATCAGAGTGAGCGATAACCCTATTCATATAATTAGTTATTTTGAGAAAGGCATTTTTCGGCGGCTAGAATGGGGGTACCCTTCTCATTTACCTCCTCATGCTTGAGTCCGCCTGGACCGCAAAGTTATATCCATGAAGAACGATTCTGATTCGAAAAGGGTATTTGGGAACACCCTTGATGAGAGAGTTTCTTCCTTGAATTCTTTCGATGCTCTCTTACGAAGGGACAGTGGAGAGGACGATCACGTCATGCTCCCTATGCCCCCTCCCCGTTTTGAGTGAACCAAAGATAGAGGCTGTTAAGTCGAGAATAAAATGTGTTGCCGATTTTGTTTAGGTTTACTGAATAACCAATAATTGTGAACCTGGTGACACTGAGATTAGGACCCATTTCGAGTATCTGGGTAAGTCAGACGCAGTTTCTTGGATCAAGCCTGACGTGCATTTTAAAGTTAACGACCAAGCCCAG from Lathyrus oleraceus cultivar Zhongwan6 chromosome 7, CAAS_Psat_ZW6_1.0, whole genome shotgun sequence encodes the following:
- the LOC127101043 gene encoding serine carboxypeptidase-like 51 codes for the protein MENLVHFRIILLFLASFLLLQNVTSFKNQDASEEWGYVQVRPKAHMFWWHYKSPYRVEDPSKPWPIILWLQGGPGASGVGIGNFEEVGPLDTDLKPRNSTWLLKADLLFVDNPVGTGYSFVEDEKNEKLFVKTDEEAATDLTTLLIKLFNNDEKLQKSPLFIVAESYGGKFAVTLGLSALKAIEDKRLKLTLGGVALGDSWISPEDFVLSWGPLLKDLSRLDENGLEKSNNLAQKIKKQLEDGKFVDATDTWGNLESEISISSNNVDFYNLLLDEGSDSATISALKLGLFKETSMKRYSKYLTSKRTRSYSPGGDNDLGTLLNGVIKKKLKIIPENVTWGGQSDKVFTYLGGDFMKPRIDEVDQLLVKGVNVTVYNGQVDLICATKGTEAWVRKLKWEGLKNFLGKDRTALYCGNNQTTKGFFRSYKNLQFYWILGAGHFVPTDQPCVALEMIASITQSPAA